Proteins co-encoded in one Perca flavescens isolate YP-PL-M2 chromosome 11, PFLA_1.0, whole genome shotgun sequence genomic window:
- the cpap gene encoding centromere protein J isoform X3 gives MTNVFTPSFSYVKADSSCLGLNGFAPGGERAGTDWPVNGNSNGELDSLDEMASKSQDLPLRMKLEQLRKWQQHMQEQLKANQLEELLRLQQEQQRLLGMMNGPQQCGGDDTESSALSEADYSLQGACHSPTINCREDPQGSTCGLRQEQDPSPAQSQEREPRGQDYQEVDDKEKGTWNSREDDQEPSVDTSHFHEHDDTLRPSDGVALTEEHSREEDKVFHDRPVKLSIGGQKKTFEELLEEQLMLEEQRLRSVRQQKSQDGAEAVQAPPKKAFLKRGEGLSRFTNKRKAPLPKLEVKKDPKPQLQARVISRSNSDPVAIQKGGTNGVQRLPVQRKTATLNKENRVRGISSPPRDIRIESKVAGRRLLGSHQRLNTEGPESIQTDPEGRPTKRHQLGQVKEQNIRKVGLSAQAVRNPGHNAQPNPVTKQVGMLRGPGKAGNDAARETSSGLRVESAKGRTGSEAEDGVPQESFELSFQEKLQRWDCDRQLESMELGEFELLEQAAEELSFSSNSSFVMKVLQMDQQHRGLHPRRLSSTPIKSAPSGAHQRCSSVGSSCALACKSSSTNSDAFVVKTRDDALKNKVRVEDKEELDGEREDKHANSDVSFSGGSEFEDQEVAAKPPSFPSTLCFPAQSNPPYDKRSYQDEDSCRDSAADVTGVDDDSILSNADESTLIEDKDGQQGRVVFDDDDTWNDLEETAVGTTNERRGVSPVSKATANGISPPVQTLLRKVAVSKVVQEPDPPLPPASQLMTRLFPSLKPKVQNAPLPPALPAAASVAPESKKAEEVTGQQVQSRQLRERLVELEIEIERFKKENAAVTKLRQENEKNQENLRKERLEFEQIKAEELAKFEEYKKEENRKLHKERKLFEKHASAARAMPDKKEREEIQVLKQQLSSLQEELRGRESRWASTNSRLRQQIDSLSQENSSLRDEIRMLEKLRLSTWKKNPVNAEKDKETKDGPKMFENNVSSVTKGVKFASPLDSRGRNNSPPQSSTAAATRRESSQVVTAGIKSSLRRPSGPGSSSSSLPGRRTEERSTPASKSQDRLPNQEHSNCSPKRDSLPKEPKSSEVEEPESAQEVITHPDGKIEKVLAGGARLIVFPNGTKKEVSADGLSAKVTFFNGDTKEVTGDQRVIYYYADAQTTHITYPDGMEVLHFPNNQTEKHFPDGRKEITFSDQTVKNLFPNGREESVLTDGTIIQVNPDGTKEIHFNTGQKEIHTADYKRREYPDGTVKTVYTDGRQETHYPTGRLRIKDKDGNVIVDNMA, from the exons ATGACGAACGTTTTCACACCGAGTTTCTCCTATGTTAAAG CAGACAGCAGCTGCCTCGGTTTGAATGGATTTGCACCTGGAGGTGAAAGGGCTGGGACTGACTGGCCAGTGAACGGAAATTCAAATGGAGAGTTGGACAGTTTGGATGAGATGGCAAGCAAATCCCAGGATCTGCCCCTAAGGATGAAGCTAGAACAG ttgAGGAAATGGCAGCAGCACATGCAGGAGCAGCTGAAAGCCAATCAGCTGGAGGAGCTGCTTCGCCTCcagcaggagcagcagaggCTGCTGGGAATGATGAATGGCCCTCAGCAGTGCGGAGGag ATGACACAGAAAGTTCAGCGCTGTCTGAAGCAGATTACTCACTCCAGGGAGCCTGTCACAGCCCCACCATAAACTGCCGTGAGGACCCACAGGGCTCCACCTGTGGCCTCCGGCAGGAACAAGATCCCTCACCTGCACAGAGTCAGGAGCGGGAACCAAGAGGTCAAGATTATCAGGAGGTGGATGATAAGGAAAAGg GCACGTGGAACTCCCGAGAAGATGATCAGGAACCGAGTGTTGATACTAGCCATTTTCATGAGCATGATGACACGTTAAGGCCAAGTGATGGTGTGGCTTTGACTGAAGAACACAGCAGAGAAGAAGATAAAGTCTTCCATGACAG ACCTGTAAAGCTGAGTATCGGGGGTCAGAAGAAGACGTTTGAGGAGTTGTTGGAGGAGCAGCTGATGCTTGAGGAACAGAGGCTGAGGTCTGTCCGGCAACAGAAG AGCCAAGATGGAGCTGAAGCTGTACAAGCCCCTCCCAAGAAGGCATTTCTAAAGCGAGGCGAGGGCCTCTCAAGATTTACCAACAAACGCAAAGCCCCGTTACCAAAGTTGGAGGTgaagaaggaccccaaaccacaaCTCCAGGCCAGAGTAATCTCCCGCAGCAACTCCGATCCTGTAGCTATCCAGAAAGGTGGCACAAATGGCGTCCAGCGGCTTCCTGTCCAGCGTAAAACCGCCACACTCAACAAGGAAAACCGAGTAAGAGGTATCAGTTCGCCACCTCGGGACATCAGAATTGAGAGCAAGGTAGCTGGGAGGAGGCTTTTGGGTAGTCATCAGAGACTGAACACAGAAGGACCAGAGTCTATTCAAACTGACCCAGAGGGTAGACCAACCAAAAGACATCAATTGGGGCAAGTAAAGGAGCAAAATATTAGGAAAGTAGGTCTGTCAGCTCAGGCTGTGAGGAACCCTGGTCACAACGCACAGCCAAACCCTGTAACCAAACAGGTGGGCATGTTGAGAGGGCCAGGGAAGGCTGGAAATGATGCAGCCAGAGAGACAAGTAGTGGTTTAAGGGTGGAATCAGCAAAAGGAAGAACGGGGTCAGAAGCGGAAGACGGCGTTCCACAGGAGTCCTTTGAGTTGTCTTTCCAGGAGAAGCTCCAGCGCTGGGATTGTGACCGGCAGTTGGAAAGCATGGAGCTGGGAGAGTTTGAGCTGCTGGAGCAAGCGGCAGAGGAGCTGTCCTTCTCGTCCAACTCCTCCTTTGTCATGAAG GTTCTTCAGATGGACCAGCAACACAGGGGCCTCCACCCGCGGCGGCTCTCCTCCACCCCCATCAAGTCAGCACCCAGCGGTGCACATCAGAGGTGCAGCAGTGTTGGCAGTAGTTGTGCTTTGGCATGTAAAAGCAGTTCCACGAACTCTGATGCATTTGTGGTAAAGACTAGAGACGATGCCCTCAAGAACAAAGTACGCGTCGAGGATAAGGAGGAACTGGACGGTGAGAGAGAAGACAAGCACGCAAACTCTGACGTTTCATTCAGTGGCGGCTCAGAATTTGAAGACCAGGAAGTAGCAGCCAAACCACCTTCGTTTCCCAGCACCCTTTGCTTTCCCGCCCAGTCCAACCCGCCGTACGACAAGCGGTCGTATCAGGACGAGGACAGTTGCAGGGATTCGGCTGCTGATGTGACCGGAGTCGATGATGACAGCATCCTCAGCAATGCCGACGAGTCCACTCTGATAGAGGACAAAGACGGGCAGCAGGGGCGAGTCGTGTTCGACGACGATGACACGTGGAACGACCTGGAGGAGACTGCCGTCGGCACAACCAATGAACGCAGAGGAGTTAGTCCagtttccaaggcaacagccaATGGGATCTCACCACCCGTGCAGACTCTGTTGAGGAAGGTGGCCGTGAGCAAAGTTGTTCAGGAGCCagatcctcctcttcctcctgcctCCCAGCTCATGACGAGGTTGTTCCCCTCGTTGAAGCCAAAGGTCCAGAATGCACCTCTCCCTCCTGCTcttcctgctgctgcttctgttgCGCCTGAGTCCAAAAAAGCAGAGGAGGTGACAG GCCAGCAGGTTCAGTCCAGACAGCTGAGGGAGAGACTGGTTGAGCTGGAGATTGAGATCGAGAGATTTAAAAAGGAGAATGCTGCCGTCACCAAACTCAGACAGGAGAACGAGAAAAACCAGGAAAATCTCAG gAAAGAGCGATTGGAGTTTGAACAGATAAAAGCAGAGGAGCTGGCCAAGTTTGAAGAGTATAAGAAAGAGGAGAACAGGAAGTTGCATAAGGAGCGCAAACTGTTTGAGAAACATGCGTCGGCCGCCAGAGCCATGCCCGACAAGAAGGAGCGAGAGGAAATCCAG GTGTTGAAGCAGCAGCTGAGCTCCCTGCAGGAGGAGCTGAGGGGGAGGGAGAGTCGCTGGGCCTCCACAAACAGCCGGCTGCGGCAGCAGATCGACTCCCTCAGCCAGGAGAACAGTTCTCTCCGGGATGAG ATCCGTATGTTGGAAAAGCTTCGCCTCAGCACCTGGAAGAAAAACCCCGTCAACGCAGAGAAGGACAAAGAAACGAAAGACGGCCCCAAAATGTTTGAGAATAATGTGTCCTCTGTGACCAAAGGAGTGAAATTTGCC AGTCCTCTTGACTCTAGAGGAAGGAACAACAGCCCTCCACAAAGCAGCACTGCTGCAGCCACTAGAAGGGAGAGCAGTCAGGTTGTTACAG CAGGGATAAAGAGCAGCCTAAGGAGGCCATCAGGGCCcggctcctcttcctcctcgttGCCTGGcaggaggacagaggagaggTCAACACCTGCCAGCAAGAGCCAGGACAGACTGCCAAACCAAGAACACTCAAACTGCTCTCCG AAAAGAGATTCTCTGCCAAAAGAGCCAAAGAGCAGTGAGGTAGAAGAGCCAGAATCGGCCCAGGAGGTTATCACACATCCCGATGGGAag ATAGAGAAGGTTCTGGCCGGTGGCGCTCGTCTCATCGTCTTCCCCAACGGGACCAAGAAGGAGGTTTCAGCAGACGGACTGTCGGCCAAAGTCACCTTTTTCAACGGAGACACCAAAGAGGTCACAGGCGACCAGAGAGTG ATCTACTACTACGCTGACGCCCAGACTACGCACATCACCTACCCAGATGGCATGGAGGTCCTGCACTTCCCCAACAACCAGACTG AAAAGCATTTCCCAGACGGCCGAAAGGAAATCACCTTCTCAGATCAGACTGTCAAGAACCTGTTCCCCAACGGCCGGGAGGAGAGCGTGCTGACAGACGGGACCATCATACAAGTCAACCC GGACGGCACAAAGGAGATCCACTTCAACACCGGCCAGAAGGAGATCCACACAGCTGACTACAAGAGGAGGGAGTATCCAGATGGCACCGTGAAGACAGTCTACACCGACGGCAGGCAGGAAACCCACTACCCCACCGGGCGGCTCAGGATCAAAGACAAAGATGGCAACGTCATCGTGGACAACATGGCGTAG
- the cpap gene encoding centromere protein J isoform X4 gives MTNVFTPSFSYVKDSSCLGLNGFAPGGERAGTDWPVNGNSNGELDSLDEMASKSQDLPLRMKLEQLRKWQQHMQEQLKANQLEELLRLQQEQQRLLGMMNGPQQCGGDDTESSALSEADYSLQGACHSPTINCREDPQGSTCGLRQEQDPSPAQSQEREPRGQDYQEVDDKEKGTWNSREDDQEPSVDTSHFHEHDDTLRPSDGVALTEEHSREEDKVFHDRPVKLSIGGQKKTFEELLEEQLMLEEQRLRSVRQQKSQDGAEAVQAPPKKAFLKRGEGLSRFTNKRKAPLPKLEVKKDPKPQLQARVISRSNSDPVAIQKGGTNGVQRLPVQRKTATLNKENRVRGISSPPRDIRIESKVAGRRLLGSHQRLNTEGPESIQTDPEGRPTKRHQLGQVKEQNIRKVGLSAQAVRNPGHNAQPNPVTKQVGMLRGPGKAGNDAARETSSGLRVESAKGRTGSEAEDGVPQESFELSFQEKLQRWDCDRQLESMELGEFELLEQAAEELSFSSNSSFVMKVLQMDQQHRGLHPRRLSSTPIKSAPSGAHQRCSSVGSSCALACKSSSTNSDAFVVKTRDDALKNKVRVEDKEELDGEREDKHANSDVSFSGGSEFEDQEVAAKPPSFPSTLCFPAQSNPPYDKRSYQDEDSCRDSAADVTGVDDDSILSNADESTLIEDKDGQQGRVVFDDDDTWNDLEETAVGTTNERRGVSPVSKATANGISPPVQTLLRKVAVSKVVQEPDPPLPPASQLMTRLFPSLKPKVQNAPLPPALPAAASVAPESKKAEEVTGQQVQSRQLRERLVELEIEIERFKKENAAVTKLRQENEKNQENLRKERLEFEQIKAEELAKFEEYKKEENRKLHKERKLFEKHASAARAMPDKKEREEIQVLKQQLSSLQEELRGRESRWASTNSRLRQQIDSLSQENSSLRDEIRMLEKLRLSTWKKNPVNAEKDKETKDGPKMFENNVSSVTKGVKFASPLDSRGRNNSPPQSSTAAATRRESSQVVTAGIKSSLRRPSGPGSSSSSLPGRRTEERSTPASKSQDRLPNQEHSNCSPKRDSLPKEPKSSEVEEPESAQEVITHPDGKIEKVLAGGARLIVFPNGTKKEVSADGLSAKVTFFNGDTKEVTGDQRVIYYYADAQTTHITYPDGMEVLHFPNNQTEKHFPDGRKEITFSDQTVKNLFPNGREESVLTDGTIIQVNPDGTKEIHFNTGQKEIHTADYKRREYPDGTVKTVYTDGRQETHYPTGRLRIKDKDGNVIVDNMA, from the exons ATGACGAACGTTTTCACACCGAGTTTCTCCTATGTTAAAG ACAGCAGCTGCCTCGGTTTGAATGGATTTGCACCTGGAGGTGAAAGGGCTGGGACTGACTGGCCAGTGAACGGAAATTCAAATGGAGAGTTGGACAGTTTGGATGAGATGGCAAGCAAATCCCAGGATCTGCCCCTAAGGATGAAGCTAGAACAG ttgAGGAAATGGCAGCAGCACATGCAGGAGCAGCTGAAAGCCAATCAGCTGGAGGAGCTGCTTCGCCTCcagcaggagcagcagaggCTGCTGGGAATGATGAATGGCCCTCAGCAGTGCGGAGGag ATGACACAGAAAGTTCAGCGCTGTCTGAAGCAGATTACTCACTCCAGGGAGCCTGTCACAGCCCCACCATAAACTGCCGTGAGGACCCACAGGGCTCCACCTGTGGCCTCCGGCAGGAACAAGATCCCTCACCTGCACAGAGTCAGGAGCGGGAACCAAGAGGTCAAGATTATCAGGAGGTGGATGATAAGGAAAAGg GCACGTGGAACTCCCGAGAAGATGATCAGGAACCGAGTGTTGATACTAGCCATTTTCATGAGCATGATGACACGTTAAGGCCAAGTGATGGTGTGGCTTTGACTGAAGAACACAGCAGAGAAGAAGATAAAGTCTTCCATGACAG ACCTGTAAAGCTGAGTATCGGGGGTCAGAAGAAGACGTTTGAGGAGTTGTTGGAGGAGCAGCTGATGCTTGAGGAACAGAGGCTGAGGTCTGTCCGGCAACAGAAG AGCCAAGATGGAGCTGAAGCTGTACAAGCCCCTCCCAAGAAGGCATTTCTAAAGCGAGGCGAGGGCCTCTCAAGATTTACCAACAAACGCAAAGCCCCGTTACCAAAGTTGGAGGTgaagaaggaccccaaaccacaaCTCCAGGCCAGAGTAATCTCCCGCAGCAACTCCGATCCTGTAGCTATCCAGAAAGGTGGCACAAATGGCGTCCAGCGGCTTCCTGTCCAGCGTAAAACCGCCACACTCAACAAGGAAAACCGAGTAAGAGGTATCAGTTCGCCACCTCGGGACATCAGAATTGAGAGCAAGGTAGCTGGGAGGAGGCTTTTGGGTAGTCATCAGAGACTGAACACAGAAGGACCAGAGTCTATTCAAACTGACCCAGAGGGTAGACCAACCAAAAGACATCAATTGGGGCAAGTAAAGGAGCAAAATATTAGGAAAGTAGGTCTGTCAGCTCAGGCTGTGAGGAACCCTGGTCACAACGCACAGCCAAACCCTGTAACCAAACAGGTGGGCATGTTGAGAGGGCCAGGGAAGGCTGGAAATGATGCAGCCAGAGAGACAAGTAGTGGTTTAAGGGTGGAATCAGCAAAAGGAAGAACGGGGTCAGAAGCGGAAGACGGCGTTCCACAGGAGTCCTTTGAGTTGTCTTTCCAGGAGAAGCTCCAGCGCTGGGATTGTGACCGGCAGTTGGAAAGCATGGAGCTGGGAGAGTTTGAGCTGCTGGAGCAAGCGGCAGAGGAGCTGTCCTTCTCGTCCAACTCCTCCTTTGTCATGAAG GTTCTTCAGATGGACCAGCAACACAGGGGCCTCCACCCGCGGCGGCTCTCCTCCACCCCCATCAAGTCAGCACCCAGCGGTGCACATCAGAGGTGCAGCAGTGTTGGCAGTAGTTGTGCTTTGGCATGTAAAAGCAGTTCCACGAACTCTGATGCATTTGTGGTAAAGACTAGAGACGATGCCCTCAAGAACAAAGTACGCGTCGAGGATAAGGAGGAACTGGACGGTGAGAGAGAAGACAAGCACGCAAACTCTGACGTTTCATTCAGTGGCGGCTCAGAATTTGAAGACCAGGAAGTAGCAGCCAAACCACCTTCGTTTCCCAGCACCCTTTGCTTTCCCGCCCAGTCCAACCCGCCGTACGACAAGCGGTCGTATCAGGACGAGGACAGTTGCAGGGATTCGGCTGCTGATGTGACCGGAGTCGATGATGACAGCATCCTCAGCAATGCCGACGAGTCCACTCTGATAGAGGACAAAGACGGGCAGCAGGGGCGAGTCGTGTTCGACGACGATGACACGTGGAACGACCTGGAGGAGACTGCCGTCGGCACAACCAATGAACGCAGAGGAGTTAGTCCagtttccaaggcaacagccaATGGGATCTCACCACCCGTGCAGACTCTGTTGAGGAAGGTGGCCGTGAGCAAAGTTGTTCAGGAGCCagatcctcctcttcctcctgcctCCCAGCTCATGACGAGGTTGTTCCCCTCGTTGAAGCCAAAGGTCCAGAATGCACCTCTCCCTCCTGCTcttcctgctgctgcttctgttgCGCCTGAGTCCAAAAAAGCAGAGGAGGTGACAG GCCAGCAGGTTCAGTCCAGACAGCTGAGGGAGAGACTGGTTGAGCTGGAGATTGAGATCGAGAGATTTAAAAAGGAGAATGCTGCCGTCACCAAACTCAGACAGGAGAACGAGAAAAACCAGGAAAATCTCAG gAAAGAGCGATTGGAGTTTGAACAGATAAAAGCAGAGGAGCTGGCCAAGTTTGAAGAGTATAAGAAAGAGGAGAACAGGAAGTTGCATAAGGAGCGCAAACTGTTTGAGAAACATGCGTCGGCCGCCAGAGCCATGCCCGACAAGAAGGAGCGAGAGGAAATCCAG GTGTTGAAGCAGCAGCTGAGCTCCCTGCAGGAGGAGCTGAGGGGGAGGGAGAGTCGCTGGGCCTCCACAAACAGCCGGCTGCGGCAGCAGATCGACTCCCTCAGCCAGGAGAACAGTTCTCTCCGGGATGAG ATCCGTATGTTGGAAAAGCTTCGCCTCAGCACCTGGAAGAAAAACCCCGTCAACGCAGAGAAGGACAAAGAAACGAAAGACGGCCCCAAAATGTTTGAGAATAATGTGTCCTCTGTGACCAAAGGAGTGAAATTTGCC AGTCCTCTTGACTCTAGAGGAAGGAACAACAGCCCTCCACAAAGCAGCACTGCTGCAGCCACTAGAAGGGAGAGCAGTCAGGTTGTTACAG CAGGGATAAAGAGCAGCCTAAGGAGGCCATCAGGGCCcggctcctcttcctcctcgttGCCTGGcaggaggacagaggagaggTCAACACCTGCCAGCAAGAGCCAGGACAGACTGCCAAACCAAGAACACTCAAACTGCTCTCCG AAAAGAGATTCTCTGCCAAAAGAGCCAAAGAGCAGTGAGGTAGAAGAGCCAGAATCGGCCCAGGAGGTTATCACACATCCCGATGGGAag ATAGAGAAGGTTCTGGCCGGTGGCGCTCGTCTCATCGTCTTCCCCAACGGGACCAAGAAGGAGGTTTCAGCAGACGGACTGTCGGCCAAAGTCACCTTTTTCAACGGAGACACCAAAGAGGTCACAGGCGACCAGAGAGTG ATCTACTACTACGCTGACGCCCAGACTACGCACATCACCTACCCAGATGGCATGGAGGTCCTGCACTTCCCCAACAACCAGACTG AAAAGCATTTCCCAGACGGCCGAAAGGAAATCACCTTCTCAGATCAGACTGTCAAGAACCTGTTCCCCAACGGCCGGGAGGAGAGCGTGCTGACAGACGGGACCATCATACAAGTCAACCC GGACGGCACAAAGGAGATCCACTTCAACACCGGCCAGAAGGAGATCCACACAGCTGACTACAAGAGGAGGGAGTATCCAGATGGCACCGTGAAGACAGTCTACACCGACGGCAGGCAGGAAACCCACTACCCCACCGGGCGGCTCAGGATCAAAGACAAAGATGGCAACGTCATCGTGGACAACATGGCGTAG